A part of Capsicum annuum cultivar UCD-10X-F1 chromosome 6, UCD10Xv1.1, whole genome shotgun sequence genomic DNA contains:
- the LOC124899398 gene encoding uncharacterized protein LOC124899398, protein MRGPGATIASGFGGLRLEGIVGIEESLGASSEPPGEGNRGVISGESAESGGEDVGGFGSNAGAAEILEAGGRLASEEEEEEERERDWEIKKIMSGMKNGFVEVEAEAAISGQTFLGIEIVKVLELS, encoded by the coding sequence ATGAGGGGTCCAGGAGCAACCATAGCATCTGGGTTTGGTGGGCTGAGACTTGAAGGAATAGTGGGTATTGAAGAATCACTAGGAGCAAGCTCTGAGCCACCAGGTGAAGGAAACAGAGGAGTTATATCCGGAGAAAGTGCAGAGAGTGGAGGTGAAGATGTTGGTGGATTTGGCAGCAATGCAGGTGCAGCTGAAATACTTGAAGCTGGTGGCAGGCTAGctagtgaagaagaagaagaagaagaaagagaaagagattgggaaatcaagaaaatcatgaGTGGAATGAAGAATGGCTTTGTGGAAGTGGAAGCAGAAGCAGCCATCAGTGGACAAACCTTTCTTGGCATAGAAATAGTAAAGGTATTGGAATTATCTTAG